The genomic segment AAAGTGTATCTATTAGCATTTGCTTCAATTTTTGTACCGTCAATGAATAAAGACTTAAGTGTTACAAGCCCATCCTTTTCAAGCCGCTTAATGAACTGATAATGTAAATCATCAAGTATTTCAGTAGTAAGTTTATTATTGATAAAATCATAAAAAGCATCACGTTTTGGTTTTTCACCCTTTGTTAGCCATATGAACGCTATATCTCTTTCGCATAAATCAACAATTCTGTCAACAGATCTAACTCCTCTCATATTTGCATATAACAAAACAGCAAACATCATAATAG from the Abyssisolibacter fermentans genome contains:
- a CDS encoding transposase, giving the protein IMMFAVLLYANMRGVRSVDRIVDLCERDIAFIWLTKGEKPKRDAFYDFINNKLTTEILDDLHYQFIKRLEKDGLVTLKSLFIDGTKIEANANRYTFV